The window AACTTCGAAATCATAGGTTAAGGCAGAGGTAAAACCCATATCGCCACCACATAACCGCAAAATGCGGTAAGGCAATCCAAGCGATAGAATAAGTGCCTCAACATGGCGCACCATACCATCGAGCGCCTCATAGGAGGTATCGGGATGCGACACTTGAACAATCTCTACCTTATCGAACTGGTGCAAACGATTAAGCCCTCGAACATCCTTACCATAGCTACCAGCCTCACGTCTCCAGCATGGAGTATAGGCGGTATACTTGACTGGAAGTTCTTTTTCTTGGAGAATAACATCCCTAAAAATATTGGTAACAGGAACTTCGGCAGTTGGAACCATATAGAAGTTATCCACATTACAGTGATACATCTGTCCTTCTTTGTCGGGCAGCTGACCAGTACCATATGCCGATTCTGCATTTACCATAAAGGGCGGAAGCACTTCCGTATAACCTGCAGCAGTGTTTGTGTCGAGGAAGTAGCTGATCAAAGCTCGTTGGAAGCGGGCTCCAGCACCTTTGAACACCGGAAATCCGGCACCAGTAAGCTTATTGCCCAGTTCGAAATCGATAATATCATACTTCTTTGCAAGATCCCAGTGCGGAACAGCCGAAGGTGCCAACTTTGGCATATGTCCACCAACTCTTACCACCACATTCTCCTCAGGAGTTTTCCCTTTAGGTACAGTGGCGTGAGGCACGTTAGGCAGTAGAACCAACTTAGAGTTTAGTTCAGTCTCAATTTCAGCCAACTTCAGGCCCAACTCTTTGGATACCTCCTTGAGTTCGCCAGTTTTAACCTTTGCAGAATCAGCCTCGGACTTTTTTCCTTGCTGAAAAAGAAGTCCAACTTCTTTGGCAATTCGGTTTTGTTCGCCAAGGTTATCGTCCAGTGTCTTCTGCACTGAGCGACGCTCATCATCGAGCGTTACAATTTCTTCCACCAGCCCTCTACTATCGAAACCTTTAACAAGAAGGCGCTCGACAATATCGGCAGTATTTTCGCGAATTTGCTTAAGGGTGAGCATAATATGCTTATTTTATACAAATAAAAAACTCCTGATATTTGCGGCCGATGACAGCAAATATCAGGAGTAAATGTATCAAATATTTTGTATTACTCGGCAGCAGGAACAACCGAAACGTAAGACTTATCGTCTCTTTTTTTGCGGAAGCTTACAACGCCTTCAACAAGAGAATACAGAGTATGGTCTTTTCCTACACCAACATTTAGTCCAGGATTATGAACAGTACCACGCTGACGAACGATGATTCCGCCGGCCTTAACAACTTGTCCTCCAAAAAGCTTAACGCCAAGACGTTTGCTTTCGGATTCACGTCCGTTCCTAGAACTACCAGCTCCTTTTTTGTGTGCCATTTCCGAAAGGTTTTATCAATTATGCAACTATTTCTTGAATCTGAATACGAGTTAAGCTTGCGCGGAAGCCTCTTTTCATCTTGTATCCTTTTCTTCTCTTCTTTTTGAAGATAATTACCTTATCACCCTTTAGGTGGTTAAGGATAACGATGGATACTTTAGCATCCTTCACGGTGGGAGTACCTACAACCACTTGACCGTCATTGTCCAACATGAACACTTGATCGAAATTAAGTTGGTCTCCTTCTTCACCCACCAAACGGTTCACGTAAATCTTCTGATCTTTCTGAACCTTAAACTGCTGTCCTGCTATATCAACAATCGCGTACATCGGTAATAAATTTTTTCATTACAATTGGAGTGCAAAAGTATAAAACTTTGAATGACATACAAAGCTTTGTAGCTTTATTTTTCATTTCACCCTTGAGGGGGCAAATTTACTAGCTTTTTTCTTTCCACAAAACCTTATGCTGAAAAAAGAGAAGTTAATGCATGATGTAAAAAACGCAATTACCGGAATACTTACACATCTGTTCTTCTTAACATTAAAAAAGCAAGAAGCGAACTCAGAACAACTAGCCTAAAATCACATTCACTAAAAATTACTAGCAAATTACTTCTCGAAACATATTTTTGTTGCCTTTTCCCCTTATGTAAGCCACCCAACCCTTCCAATAATCTTTGAAAGCACAACTTTCTTTTCTTAATTCAGAATCATATAAAGCACAACTAATCAATTAATTTTAACAATTAGCAGAAACGCTATTCTCTTTTAAACTAAAAATAATCTGCCACAGAAATCCAGAGGACTACTCGAATTATTACGCGAAAAAAAATTAGAATCAAGGTCAAGGGCGAATCTACCAATCCGCCTAAATACTAAACGGCAAACGGTTTCTTAATATTTGGGATCACTACCACATTTTTTTGCTTTGCAAATAATTCTAGACACTTGTATACTTGGGAGTTATCATTAGCAGTAAAAAAACCACATAAACGATTAATAAAATTATGACCAGAAGAGAATAATAGCTTCAAAAAAGCCGTAACATTGTGTGTAAAATCAATCGCTGGGAGCCAATCTTGTCCTTCGCTAAACAGGAAACGCTCCACAACTATGGAAGCAGAAGACGCACTAGTATTTAGGGTTGATGATACGACAACCGAGAAAGAGGAACCTCCCTCGTCCATAAAAAACGTAGCAAATCCACGGTTAGCCATAAACAATGGCTATGCCCTGCCTCTAGAAGGCAAACTTCTCTCAACCGAGAGGACAAAAAACCAACGTTGCATTGGCAAACACCAACGCGAACGCTGGCAAAAACCTCAACTTAACCCTACTCATCGCAATGCTACCAGCAGAATGTTGGTTAAAAGCATGCAGCCATGTTCCGGATAAGAACGGTAACAAGCGACATTTATCCAAGGGATAAAGCCGCGATAGAGCAGGTAAAGGAGATACTCCAATCGCACTTCGCAACGGTGAACAAAGAGGAATTCGACCTTATCCCCGAGCAGTTGCGAAACCCACTGAAGTATCGATTCACAACCAAGTTGTTTGTAGCCGAAGACCACAAAGGCTTGGTGAAGGGTTGTGCCTACCTTTACTACGCTTCCGATTTAGAATTTTGCTTTCTCGACTATATTGCCACCCGCAGGGAGGTAATTTCGGGAGGTGTTGGTGGTGCCCTTTACGAAAGAGTAAGGGAGGAAGCAAAAAAACTAAAATCGCTTGGACTATTCTTTGAATGCCTCCCCGATGAGCCGTCGTTGTGTACAGAAGCATCGCTTATTCCCGAAAACAAGAAACGGCTCCGATTCTACGAAAACTACGGAGCGAGACCCATAATCAATACCCTATATGAAACGCCCGTATCCCCGAATGATACGTGTCCGCCTCACTTGGTATACGACAACATTGGCCGAGAGGAACACCTGCTAGGTTCGCAGTTAAGAATGATTGTTAGGGCAATTTTGGAGCGTAAATATGCGGAACTGTGCCCAAAGGAGTATGTAGATACCGTTATAAACTCCATCGAACCAGGTGTGGTGATGCGTCGAGACTTCCGTTACATTAAAAAAGAGAGTGTAGCGACAAGCAACGAGTTGATTATTCCAAGGCAAAAAATAATACTGGTAATAAACGATAAGCATCAAATTCACCATGTACGGGAGCGCGGATATGTTGAGTCGCCGGTTCGTATTGGAAGAATACACAAAGAGTTACTAAAGACAGAACTGTTTCGTGAAATTCCTCCGGAATCCTATTCAGAGGACCACATAAAGCTTGTCCACAAGGCAAGTCTATTCAATTATCTTAAAAAAGTATGCAAGGAGATAGCACCTAAGGAGTCACTTTACCCCTATGTATTCCCTATCAGGAATGCGGAAAAGCCCCCGAAAAACAGGATGATGGCAGCAGGCTACTACTGCATCGACACCTTTACACCCATAACTCGCGACGCTTTTTTTGCAGCTCGTCGGGCAGTGGATTGCACCCTCACGGCAGCAGACAAGATTTTAGAAAACCACCCCATTGCCTATGCACTTATCCGGCCACCGGGCCACCATGCCGAGAGTGCGGTATTTGGCGGGTTTTGCTATTTCAACAACTGCGCCATTGCAGCCCAAATGCTATCGGAATATGGCCGTGTTGCCATTCTCGATATCGATTACCACCACGGAAATGGACAACAACAAATTTTTTATTCCAGAAAAGAAGTCCTCACCATC is drawn from Williamwhitmania taraxaci and contains these coding sequences:
- the rplU gene encoding 50S ribosomal protein L21 — protein: MYAIVDIAGQQFKVQKDQKIYVNRLVGEEGDQLNFDQVFMLDNDGQVVVGTPTVKDAKVSIVILNHLKGDKVIIFKKKRRKGYKMKRGFRASLTRIQIQEIVA
- the serS gene encoding serine--tRNA ligase, coding for MLTLKQIRENTADIVERLLVKGFDSRGLVEEIVTLDDERRSVQKTLDDNLGEQNRIAKEVGLLFQQGKKSEADSAKVKTGELKEVSKELGLKLAEIETELNSKLVLLPNVPHATVPKGKTPEENVVVRVGGHMPKLAPSAVPHWDLAKKYDIIDFELGNKLTGAGFPVFKGAGARFQRALISYFLDTNTAAGYTEVLPPFMVNAESAYGTGQLPDKEGQMYHCNVDNFYMVPTAEVPVTNIFRDVILQEKELPVKYTAYTPCWRREAGSYGKDVRGLNRLHQFDKVEIVQVSHPDTSYEALDGMVRHVEALILSLGLPYRILRLCGGDMGFTSALTYDFEVYSAGQQKWLEVSSVSNFESFQANRLKLRFKDDKKTQLAHTLNGSSLALPRIVAALLENNQTEEGIVVPEVLRKYTGFDLIK
- a CDS encoding histone deacetylase family protein → MFRIRTVTSDIYPRDKAAIEQVKEILQSHFATVNKEEFDLIPEQLRNPLKYRFTTKLFVAEDHKGLVKGCAYLYYASDLEFCFLDYIATRREVISGGVGGALYERVREEAKKLKSLGLFFECLPDEPSLCTEASLIPENKKRLRFYENYGARPIINTLYETPVSPNDTCPPHLVYDNIGREEHLLGSQLRMIVRAILERKYAELCPKEYVDTVINSIEPGVVMRRDFRYIKKESVATSNELIIPRQKIILVINDKHQIHHVRERGYVESPVRIGRIHKELLKTELFREIPPESYSEDHIKLVHKASLFNYLKKVCKEIAPKESLYPYVFPIRNAEKPPKNRMMAAGYYCIDTFTPITRDAFFAARRAVDCTLTAADKILENHPIAYALIRPPGHHAESAVFGGFCYFNNCAIAAQMLSEYGRVAILDIDYHHGNGQQQIFYSRKEVLTISIHGHPSFAYPYFSGYDDEKGDGDGLGYNINYPLSENIDGILYRKTLEKALKKINAFAPDYLIVALGLDVAKGDPTGTWSLTAQDFYENGALIGKLKLRTLVVQEGGYKTENIGINAKNFFRGMVDGNPDSGKPNTTKKK
- the rpmA gene encoding 50S ribosomal protein L27, giving the protein MAHKKGAGSSRNGRESESKRLGVKLFGGQVVKAGGIIVRQRGTVHNPGLNVGVGKDHTLYSLVEGVVSFRKKRDDKSYVSVVPAAE